A single Triticum dicoccoides isolate Atlit2015 ecotype Zavitan chromosome 2A, WEW_v2.0, whole genome shotgun sequence DNA region contains:
- the LOC119354137 gene encoding sphingosine kinase 1-like: protein MADPQAEARGPPEPRAEALVEPVRVNGSAAEATLSSAELAWRPTAAGRDSGGRRKLELESDVLGFQVEGRALKLATFTRGDVTGAGRPPSPVGCGGGAEDRKRGEVAVEMESEEAAERWGHAIRDRFASLGRPKRLFFIVNPYGGKRGGRKIFQTEVLPLIEAAHILYTMQETNYRLHAQEIAGSLDLKKYDGIVCVSGDGILVEVVNGLLQRDDWDKAIKVPLGIIPAGTGNGMVQGLLHSAGEPFSMSNAVFAIIRGHRRALDVTSVVQGKTKFFSVMMLTWGLVADIDIESEKFRWMGSARIDFYSLLRAVNLRRYNGRILFVPAPGYEGFGDPVEQTISCKSNGATNAAEGDITDVCNNETCTYSGPSTDDADLEWRSLKGPFVNVWISNIAFASEGVMIAPQAQFADGYLDAAIIKDCPWSVALGLLLRMKDGSYIESPYVEYFKVKALRIEPGLRVGSSTIGGIIDSDGEVLARGDRSQTKEEPEHLMAYGPPIQLTVDQGLATIFSPR, encoded by the exons ATGGCCGACCCGCAGGCCGAAGCGCGAGGCCCACCGGAGCCCCGGGCGGAGGCCCTGGTGGAGCCCGTGCGGGTCAACGGCTCTGCGGCGGAGGCCACGCTCTCCAGCGCCGAGCTGGCGTGGCGCCCCACCGCGGCCGGCCGCGACAGCGGTGGAAGGCGGAAGCTGGAGCTGGAGTCCGACGTGCTCGGGTTCCAGGTGGAGGGCAGGGCTCTCAAACTCGCGACCTTTACGAGGGGGGACGTGACGGGCGCGGGGAGGCCGCCGTCTCCGGTGGGCTGCGGCGGAGGTGCAGAGgacaggaagagaggggaggtggcggtggagATGGAGAGCGAGGAGGCCGCGGAGAGGTGGGGGCATGCCATCAGAGATCGCTTCGCCTCGCTTG GTCGACCGAAGAGACTGTTCTTCATAGTGAACCCTTACGGTGGGAAGAGAGGTGGGCGGAAGATTTTCCAAACCGAAGTTCTGCCTCTTATTGAAGCTGCTCACATCCTTTACACCATGCAAG AAACCAATTACCGTCTTCATGCTCAAGAAATTGCTGGTTCACTGGATCTTAAGAAATATGATGGGATCGTTTGTGTTAGTGGAGATGGTATCCTTGTAGAG GTTGTTAATGGTCTGCTGCAAAGAGATGATTGGGACAAAGCAATAAAAGTGCCACTAGGGATCATTCCAGCAG GTACTGGAAATGGAATGGTGCAAGGTCTATTGCATTCTGCTGGTGAACCCTTCTCGATGTCAAATGCTGTGTTTGCAATCATCAGAG GTCACAGACGTGCCCTCGATGTCACTTCTGTTGTGCAAGGAAAGACAAAGTTTTTCAGTGTCATGATGCTTACATGGG GTTTGGTAGCTGATATTGATATTGAGTCAGAAAAGTTTAGGTGGATGGGAAGCGCTCGCATCGACTTCTAT TCCCTTCTACGTGCGGTGAACTTGCGACGGTACAATGGGCGTATTCTTTTTGTTCCTGCCCCAGGATATGAAGGATTTGGTGATCCCGTGGAGCAAACTATCAGCTGTAAATCAAATGGGGCTACCAATGCTGCCGAAGGAGACATAACAGATGTTTGTAATAATGAAACATGTACATATTCAGGTCCTTCAACTGACGATGCTGATCTCGAATGGAGATCACTGAAGGGTCCGTTTGTTAACGTTTGGATCAGCAACATTGCTTTTGCTAGTGAAGGTGTCATGATAGCACCACAAGCACAG TTTGCAGATGGCTACTTGGACGCAGCTATAATCAAGGATTGCCCATGGTCGGTTGCTCTCGGGCTCTTGCTTCGGATGAAGGATGGTAGCTACATCGAATCACCCTATGTGGAGTACTTCAAG GTGAAGGCTCTCCGGATCGAGCCGGGCCTGCGCGTCGGCAGCAGCACCATAGGCGGCATCATCGACTCCGACGGAGAGGTCCTCGCGAGAGGCGACAGGTCCCAAACCAAGGAAGAGCCGGAGCATCTGATGGCGTATGGCCCCCCTATCCAACTGACGGTGGATCAGGGGCTGGCCACCATCTTCTCCCCAAGATGA